One window of the Anopheles cruzii chromosome 2, idAnoCruzAS_RS32_06, whole genome shotgun sequence genome contains the following:
- the LOC128267978 gene encoding uncharacterized protein LOC128267978 isoform X2 — protein sequence MVLPRIRNLVAPLCFLLLASCWLVNDVDCAKKAAAPAAAPATSDATIEEVSAKQLERLLEDKDYVAVYWYARSCTTCDTVLAELEHIDDDTDSFGVDFVKINDKRLAKQYGISKFPALTYFREKEPIIYEGDLMDEAGVLDFLTSLEAMDLPDRIEEVNSKILSKIIEDSDYVAVLFCTDHENCPPGNNNKPECKKCIKALQELENIDDEADQLDIGFVKIHDEDLAEEYNLGALPKLVYYRHQTPIVYEHELQREEDVLEWLVENKATGDEDDVIEDVNAKTLKTLIQNIDNLVVLFYDDGDEESESVLQELENIDDDCAKHGIQFVRIDDPKVSKEYGIDEVPAIVYFEKQIPNVYDDDLSDEEEILEWLLSQLEKDEIEDVTDEMLDKLIKEGKSIAVLFYDNNDKKSEKVLNELENIDDECDQLGINFVKMDDTEEAKDYGVTKFPKLVYFEQGIPTVYEGSLEQEEDVLDWLERQTSSDEIEDVTDEMLDMIIEKMQHVAVLFYDKDSKTSQKVLAELENIDDECDQNDIAFVKIDDDNEAKEWGIEELPTMILFERGIPHIYEGDLLKEDELLGWLVHQKRHSEIPEITDEMKDKLMQMYDHVAIIFYDKDDKQDIRVLNELENIDDELEKEEIVIARLDNAEEAREYGLDHLPALVYFENEIPAIYEGDLMNEEEVLEWLKLQKYSATIEEVTDEILQDLIEEHEYVCVYFSGACEEGEKCDKILDDLENIDDELDEAGIIFVTTEDMATAKKYNIKSLPSLVFFRNKDPLIYSGDLNDEDEVLTWLTDEETLEIPGRIEEVNHRMLEKILSENEHIVVFFYHDDDKKAQKIIAELENIDDECEEKDIDFVKTSDDDIDKEYDLESLPALVFYRNKFRTIYTGDLMKEEDILEWVLQQYNTKPEIIESVDRKTLQVLVNEVEHLAVLFYDDDCESCPKILEKLETIDDDTDKHHIQFVKANDEKLAHEIGIFSFPALVYYETGVPIMYDGNLKNEKRILQWLIDHKNNKLPKPKLRKRYTDDVELEREDRIDKKRSSGAKKLKPIPRLDSVEPPTPAPKGGKPDAPKAKAKAPESAKDKGKPSKQAPSPPSKAVGSKPSTTSNKPDPPSAKGPKKTTHPVDDDDEGDLSNEYDVLDWMHGQKTDESIQEVERDELLRNIETKDFLAVVFYVEEDPNTPKILRHIELIDDEAADYGILLVKSSDRLMAKKFGFRNPPGVTYFRKGKSINYDGDMDDEEELLDWLTDPHNMEMTDHIEKVNRKMFQKIRQASDYLAVFFYSDDCKQCPRVLAEIEHIDDEADGAGINFVKIDDKQMAKELGVYALPGIVFFKLSSKEPVIYAGDLNDEDEILNWLMTQKNPGGDVIEDLDGTKLLVLIEESNALAVYFWNKTTCEACFTKAAKKQRKAKERKGPLDPVGSSSAEATDDGTAAEDGPAPTPAPTPAPPTVSSTEDTDECEQCSGVLESLENIDDDCDRHGILFVKTDDISIAEHYGISEYPVLVYFEDNVPNVFEGLLDEEEEVLQWLITQKTEDRIELITRVMLESMVDETQYLAVYFYKINCNICDQILEGLEVIDDELDVFGIHMVKIQDPQLAKRYSIKTFPALVYFRNGNPLIYEGDLQNEQSVLEWLVDDDNRELADEIEEVNERMLDRLMEQSPLLCVFYYDEDCAECDDILEELELIDGEVDLYGIDFVKVASLDAAHKYGVTTIPSLVYYRKQIPMLYDGDMHDHERVMNWLTSQDVFEIKNEIEEVNRKMLNKLLDENEFLAVYFFEEDHEESEAVLEKLELIDSETDNLDITFVKMGDPRYARKWGVTKLPAIVYFRKRFPSIYRGDMYDEQDVLEWLRKNRFRQPELNIFMYAMIALGLGFVIYTAFLLQCFKPAPPAPVPHPKQN from the exons ACAAGCCCGAGTGCAAGAAGTGCATCAAGGCACTGCAGGAGCTGGAAAACATCGACGATGAGGCGGACCAGCTTGACATTGGATTCGTGAAGATCCACGACGAGGATCTGGCTGAAGAGTACAATCTGGGCGCCCTGCCAAAGCTCGTCTACTACCGTCACCAGACTCCGATCGTCTACGAGC ATGAGCTGCAGCGCGAGGAGGACGTGCTGGAGTGGCTGGTGGAGAATAAGGCCACCGGCGATGAGGATGATGTCATCGAGGACGTCAACGCCAAGACGCTCAAGACACTGATCCAGAACATCGACAATTTGGTGGTGCTGTTCT acgacgacggtgatgaggaatcggaatcggtgcTGCAGGAGCTGGAAAACATCGACGATGACTGCGCCAAGCACGGTATCCAGTTCGTCCGGATCGACGACCCGAAGGTCTCGAAGGAGTACGGTATCGATGAG GTTCCCGCCATTGTGTACTTTGAGAAGCAGATCCCGAACGTGTACGATGACGATCTGTCCGATGAGGAGGAGATTCTGGAGTGGCTGCTGTCGCAGCTGGAAAAGGACGAGATCGAGGACGTTACCGACGAGATGCTGGACAAGCTGATCAAGGAAGGCAAATCGATCGCCGTTCTGTTCT ACGATAACAATGACAAGAAATCGGAAAAGGTGCTGAACGAGCTCGAGAACATTGACGACGAGTGTGACCAGCTTGGCATTAACTTCGTCAAGATGGACGACACCGAGGAGGCGAAGGATTACGGTGTGACCAAGTTCCCGAAGCTGGTCTACTTCGAGCAGGGCATTCCGACCGTCTACGAGGGTAGCCtggagcaggaggaggatgTGCTGGACTGGCTCGAGCGGCAGACGAGCAGCGACGAGATCGAGGACGTCACGGACGAGATGCTGGACATGATCATCGAAAAGATGCAACACGTGGCGGTCCTGTTCTACGACAAGGACTCCAAGACATCGCAGAAGGTGCTGGCCGAGCTGGAGAACATCGACGACGAGTGCGACCAGAACGACATTGCGTTCGTCAAGATCGATGACGACAACGAGGCCAAGGAGTGGGGCATTGAGGAGCTGCCAACGATG ATCCTGTTCGAGCGTGGCATTCCACACATCTACGAAGGCGACCTGCTGAAGGAAGACGAACTGCTCGGCTGGTTGGTGCACCAGAAGCGCCACTCGGAAATTCCAGAAATCACCGACGAGATGAAGGACAAGCTGATGCAGATGTACGATCACGTTGCAATTATATTCT ATGATAAGGACGATAAGCAGGACATCCGGGTGCTGAACGAGCTGGAAAACATCGACGATGAGCTGGAGAAGGAGGAGATCGTGATCGCGCGGTTGGACAACGCGGAGGAGGCGCGCGAGTACGGGCTCGACCATCTGCCCGCGCTCGTTTACTTCGAGAACGAGATCCCGGCCATCTACGAGGGCGATCTGATGAACGAGGAGGAGGTGCTCGAGTGGCTCAAGCTGCAAAAGTACTCGGCCACCATCGAGGAGGTGACGGACGAGATCCTGCAGGACCTGATCGAGGAGCACGAGTACGTGTGCGTCTACTTCAGTGGTGCGTGCGAGGAGGGGGAAAAGTGTGACAAAATCTTGGACGATCTCGAAAACATcgacgacgagctggacgAAGCCGGTATCATCTTTGTCACCACCGAAGACATGG CCACCGCCAAGAAGTACAACATCAAGAGCCTGCCCTCGTTGGTGTTCTTCCGCAACAAGGACCCGCTCATTTACAGTGGCGACCTgaacgacgaggacgaggtaCTGACGTGGTTGACCGATGAGGAAACGCTCGAAATTCCCGGCAGAATTGAGGAGGTGAACCACCGGATGCTGGAGAAGATCCTGTCCGAGAACGAGCACATCGTAGTGTTCTTCT atcacgacgacgacaagaaGGCGCAAAAGATCATCGCCGAGCTGGAGAACATTGACGATGAGTGCGAGGAGAAGGACATCGATTTTGTGAAAACGTCGGACGATGACATCGACAAGGAGTACGATCTTGAGTCGCTCCCGGCGCTGGTGTTCTACCGCAACAAGTTCCGCACGATCTACACAGGCGATCTGATGAAGGAAGAGGACATCCTCGAGTGGGTCTTGCAGCAGTACAACACCAAGCCGGAGATCATCGAATCGGTGGACCGCAAAACGCTGCAAGTGTTGGTGAACGAAGTCGAACACTTGGCCGTGCTGTTCT ACGATGACGATTGTGAGTCGTGCCCTAAGATCTTGGAAAAGCTCGAAACCATCGATGACGACACCGACAAGCACCACATCCAGTTTGTGAAGGCCAACGACGAAAAGTTGGCCCACGAGATCGGCATCTTCTCGTTCCCGGCCCTAGTCTACTACGAAACGGGTGTCCCGATTATGTACGATG GTAATCTCAAGAATGAAAAACGCATCCTGCAGTGGCTAATTGATCACAAAA ACAATAAgctaccgaaaccgaaactgcGCAAGCGTTACACCGACGACGTGGAGCTCGAGCGCGAAGATCGCATCGACAAGAAGCGGTCGTCCGGGGCGAAGAAGTTGAAGCCCATCCCGAGACTAGACTCGGTGGAGCCGCCGACCCCAGCGCCGAAGGGCGGCAAACCAGACGCACCGAAAGCGAAGGCAAAGGCCCCGGAAAGTGCCAAGGACAAGGGCAAGCCCTCGAAGCAAGCTCCCTCGCCGCCCAGTAAGGCGGTCGGTAGCAAACCTTCCACAACCTCCAACAAACCAGATCCACCGTCGGCCAAAGGTCCGAAAAAGACTACCCATCCagtcgatgacgatgacgaag GGGATCTGAGCAACGAGTACGATGTGCTGGATTGGATGCACGGCCAGAAGACGGACGAAAGCATCCAGGAGGTGGAACGGGACGAGCTGCTGCGTAACATCGAAACCAAGGACTTCCTGGCGGTGGTTTTCT ATGTCGAAGAAGATCCCAACACACCGAAAATCTTGCGCCACATCGAGCTGATCGACGACGAGGCAGCCGACTACGGTATCCTGCTGGTCAAGTCGAGCGATCGGTTGATGGCGAAAAAGTTCGGTTTCCGCAACCCACCGGGCGTGACGTACTTCCGGAAGGGCAAATCGATCAACTACGACGGAGACatggacgacgaggaggagctGCTGGACTGGCTGACCGATCCACACAACATGGAAATGACCGACCACATCGAGAAGGTGAACCGAAAGATGTTCCAAAAGATCCGCCAAGCGTCCGACTACCTGGCCGTGTTCTTCT ACAGTGACGATTGCAAGCAATGCCCCCGGGTGTTGGCCGAAATCGAGCACATCGACGACGAAGCGGACGGTGCGGGCATTAACTTTGTGAAGATCGACGACAAACAGATGGCCAAGGAGCTCGGGGTGTACGCACTGCCCGGCATTGTGTTTTTCAAGCTTTCCTCCAAGGAGCCTGTCATCTACGCAG GCGATCTCAACGATGAGGACGAAATCCTCAACTGGCTGATGACACAGAAAAACCCGGGCGGCGACGTCATCGAGGACCTGGACGGAACGAAGCTGTTGGTTCTGATCGAAGAGTCGAACGCGCTGGCCGTTTACTTCT GGAACAAAACGACTTGTGAGGCTTGCTTCACGAAGGCTGCCAAGAAGCAGCGCAAGGCGAAGGAGCGCAAAGGGCCGCTGGATCCAGTGGGGTCCAGTTCGGCCGAGGCGACGGACGACGGCACTGCCGCTGAGGATGGACCAGccccgacaccggcaccgacccCAGCACCGCCGACGGTGTCCTCCACCGAGG ACACGGACGAGTGCGAGCAGTGCTCCGGGGTGCTGGAATCGCTGGAGAacatcgacgacgactgtGACCGGCACGGTATTCTGTTCGTGAAGACGGACGACATCTCGATCGCGGAACATTACGGCATCAGCGAGTACCCGGTGTTGGTGTACTTCGAGGACAACGTGCCGAATGTGTTCGAGG GATTGCTggacgaagaggaagaggtCCTCCAGTGGTTGATCACTCAGAAGACGGAAGATCGCATCGAGCTGATCACGCGCGTCATGCTGGAATCGATGGTCGACGAAACACAGTATCTGGCCGTTTACTTCT ACAAGATCAACTGCAACATTTGCGATCAAATCCTGGAGGGACTGGAGGTGATcgacgacgagctggacgTGTTCGGTATCCACATGGTCAAGATTCAGGATCCGCAGCTGGCGAAGCGCTACTCCATCAAGACATTCCCGGCACTAGTGTACTTCAG AAACGGAAATCCACTGATCTACGAGGGCGATCTCCAGAATGAGCAGTCGGTGCTCGAGTGGCTCGTCGACGACGATAACCGCGAGCTGGCGGACGAGATCGAGGAGGTGAACGAGCGTATGCTGGACCGTCTAATGGAGCAATCgccgctgctgtgtgtgttctaCT ACGACGAGGATTGTGCCGAGTGTGACGACATTCTGGAGGAACTCGAACTGATCGATGGCGAAGTCGATCTGTACGGTATCGATTTCGTGAAGGTGGCCAGCCTGGATGCGGCGCACAAGTATGGCGTTACGACGATCCCGTCGCTGGTGTACTATCGCAAGCAGATCCCGATGCTGTACGACGGGGACATGCACGATCACGAGCGCGTGATGAACTGGCTCACGTCGCAGGACGTGTTCGAGATTAAGAACGAGATCGAGGAGGTGAATCGTAAGATGCTCAACAAACTGCTCGACGAAAACGAGTTCCTGGCGGTGTACTTCT TCGAAGAGGACCACGAAGAGAGCGAGGCGGTGCTGGAGAAGCTGGAGCTGATCGACAGCGAAACGGACAATCTGGACATTACGTTCGTGAAGATGGGCGATCCACGGTACGCGCGCAAGTGGGGCGTAACGAAGCTGCCGGCGATCGTGTACTTCCGCAAGCGCTTCCCGAGCATCTACCGGGGCGACATGTACGACGAGCAGGACGTGCTCGAGTGGCTGCGCAAGAACCGGTTCCGCCAACCGGAGCTGAACATTTTCATGTACGCCATGATCGCGCTCGGCCTTGGGTTCGTCATCTACACTGCATTTTTGCTCCAGTGCTTCAAACCGGCCCCACCGGCCCCCGTGCCACATCCGAAGCAAAActaa
- the LOC128267978 gene encoding uncharacterized protein LOC128267978 isoform X1, producing the protein MVLPRIRNLVAPLCFLLLASCWLVNDVDCAKKAAAPAAAPATSDATIEEVSAKQLERLLEDKDYVAVYWYARSCTTCDTVLAELEHIDDDTDSFGVDFVKINDKRLAKQYGISKFPALTYFREKEPIIYEGDLMDEAGVLDFLTSLEAMDLPDRIEEVNSKILSKIIEDSDYVAVLFCTDHENCPPGNNNKPECKKCIKALQELENIDDEADQLDIGFVKIHDEDLAEEYNLGALPKLVYYRHQTPIVYEHELQREEDVLEWLVENKATGDEDDVIEDVNAKTLKTLIQNIDNLVVLFYDDGDEESESVLQELENIDDDCAKHGIQFVRIDDPKVSKEYGIDEVPAIVYFEKQIPNVYDDDLSDEEEILEWLLSQLEKDEIEDVTDEMLDKLIKEGKSIAVLFYDNNDKKSEKVLNELENIDDECDQLGINFVKMDDTEEAKDYGVTKFPKLVYFEQGIPTVYEGSLEQEEDVLDWLERQTSSDEIEDVTDEMLDMIIEKMQHVAVLFYDKDSKTSQKVLAELENIDDECDQNDIAFVKIDDDNEAKEWGIEELPTMILFERGIPHIYEGDLLKEDELLGWLVHQKRHSEIPEITDEMKDKLMQMYDHVAIIFYDKDDKQDIRVLNELENIDDELEKEEIVIARLDNAEEAREYGLDHLPALVYFENEIPAIYEGDLMNEEEVLEWLKLQKYSATIEEVTDEILQDLIEEHEYVCVYFSGACEEGEKCDKILDDLENIDDELDEAGIIFVTTEDMATAKKYNIKSLPSLVFFRNKDPLIYSGDLNDEDEVLTWLTDEETLEIPGRIEEVNHRMLEKILSENEHIVVFFYHDDDKKAQKIIAELENIDDECEEKDIDFVKTSDDDIDKEYDLESLPALVFYRNKFRTIYTGDLMKEEDILEWVLQQYNTKPEIIESVDRKTLQVLVNEVEHLAVLFYDDDCESCPKILEKLETIDDDTDKHHIQFVKANDEKLAHEIGIFSFPALVYYETGVPIMYDGNLKNEKRILQWLIDHKNNKLPKPKLRKRYTDDVELEREDRIDKKRSSGAKKLKPIPRLDSVEPPTPAPKGGKPDAPKAKAKAPESAKDKGKPSKQAPSPPSKAVGSKPSTTSNKPDPPSAKGPKKTTHPVDDDDEGDLSNEYDVLDWMHGQKTDESIQEVERDELLRNIETKDFLAVVFYVEEDPNTPKILRHIELIDDEAADYGILLVKSSDRLMAKKFGFRNPPGVTYFRKGKSINYDGDMDDEEELLDWLTDPHNMEMTDHIEKVNRKMFQKIRQASDYLAVFFYSDDCKQCPRVLAEIEHIDDEADGAGINFVKIDDKQMAKELGVYALPGIVFFKLSSKEPVIYAGDLNDEDEILNWLMTQKNPGGDVIEDLDGTKLLVLIEESNALAVYFWNKTTCEACFTKAAKKQRKAKERKGPLDPVGSSSAEATDDGTAAEDGPAPTPAPTPAPPTVSSTEDTDECEQCSGVLESLENIDDDCDRHGILFVKTDDISIAEHYGISEYPVLVYFEDNVPNVFEGLLDEEEEVLQWLITQKTEDRIELITRVMLESMVDETQYLAVYFYKLKSPSYCRSFCSAENIRKRREFAREGISDKINCNICDQILEGLEVIDDELDVFGIHMVKIQDPQLAKRYSIKTFPALVYFRNGNPLIYEGDLQNEQSVLEWLVDDDNRELADEIEEVNERMLDRLMEQSPLLCVFYYDEDCAECDDILEELELIDGEVDLYGIDFVKVASLDAAHKYGVTTIPSLVYYRKQIPMLYDGDMHDHERVMNWLTSQDVFEIKNEIEEVNRKMLNKLLDENEFLAVYFFEEDHEESEAVLEKLELIDSETDNLDITFVKMGDPRYARKWGVTKLPAIVYFRKRFPSIYRGDMYDEQDVLEWLRKNRFRQPELNIFMYAMIALGLGFVIYTAFLLQCFKPAPPAPVPHPKQN; encoded by the exons ACAAGCCCGAGTGCAAGAAGTGCATCAAGGCACTGCAGGAGCTGGAAAACATCGACGATGAGGCGGACCAGCTTGACATTGGATTCGTGAAGATCCACGACGAGGATCTGGCTGAAGAGTACAATCTGGGCGCCCTGCCAAAGCTCGTCTACTACCGTCACCAGACTCCGATCGTCTACGAGC ATGAGCTGCAGCGCGAGGAGGACGTGCTGGAGTGGCTGGTGGAGAATAAGGCCACCGGCGATGAGGATGATGTCATCGAGGACGTCAACGCCAAGACGCTCAAGACACTGATCCAGAACATCGACAATTTGGTGGTGCTGTTCT acgacgacggtgatgaggaatcggaatcggtgcTGCAGGAGCTGGAAAACATCGACGATGACTGCGCCAAGCACGGTATCCAGTTCGTCCGGATCGACGACCCGAAGGTCTCGAAGGAGTACGGTATCGATGAG GTTCCCGCCATTGTGTACTTTGAGAAGCAGATCCCGAACGTGTACGATGACGATCTGTCCGATGAGGAGGAGATTCTGGAGTGGCTGCTGTCGCAGCTGGAAAAGGACGAGATCGAGGACGTTACCGACGAGATGCTGGACAAGCTGATCAAGGAAGGCAAATCGATCGCCGTTCTGTTCT ACGATAACAATGACAAGAAATCGGAAAAGGTGCTGAACGAGCTCGAGAACATTGACGACGAGTGTGACCAGCTTGGCATTAACTTCGTCAAGATGGACGACACCGAGGAGGCGAAGGATTACGGTGTGACCAAGTTCCCGAAGCTGGTCTACTTCGAGCAGGGCATTCCGACCGTCTACGAGGGTAGCCtggagcaggaggaggatgTGCTGGACTGGCTCGAGCGGCAGACGAGCAGCGACGAGATCGAGGACGTCACGGACGAGATGCTGGACATGATCATCGAAAAGATGCAACACGTGGCGGTCCTGTTCTACGACAAGGACTCCAAGACATCGCAGAAGGTGCTGGCCGAGCTGGAGAACATCGACGACGAGTGCGACCAGAACGACATTGCGTTCGTCAAGATCGATGACGACAACGAGGCCAAGGAGTGGGGCATTGAGGAGCTGCCAACGATG ATCCTGTTCGAGCGTGGCATTCCACACATCTACGAAGGCGACCTGCTGAAGGAAGACGAACTGCTCGGCTGGTTGGTGCACCAGAAGCGCCACTCGGAAATTCCAGAAATCACCGACGAGATGAAGGACAAGCTGATGCAGATGTACGATCACGTTGCAATTATATTCT ATGATAAGGACGATAAGCAGGACATCCGGGTGCTGAACGAGCTGGAAAACATCGACGATGAGCTGGAGAAGGAGGAGATCGTGATCGCGCGGTTGGACAACGCGGAGGAGGCGCGCGAGTACGGGCTCGACCATCTGCCCGCGCTCGTTTACTTCGAGAACGAGATCCCGGCCATCTACGAGGGCGATCTGATGAACGAGGAGGAGGTGCTCGAGTGGCTCAAGCTGCAAAAGTACTCGGCCACCATCGAGGAGGTGACGGACGAGATCCTGCAGGACCTGATCGAGGAGCACGAGTACGTGTGCGTCTACTTCAGTGGTGCGTGCGAGGAGGGGGAAAAGTGTGACAAAATCTTGGACGATCTCGAAAACATcgacgacgagctggacgAAGCCGGTATCATCTTTGTCACCACCGAAGACATGG CCACCGCCAAGAAGTACAACATCAAGAGCCTGCCCTCGTTGGTGTTCTTCCGCAACAAGGACCCGCTCATTTACAGTGGCGACCTgaacgacgaggacgaggtaCTGACGTGGTTGACCGATGAGGAAACGCTCGAAATTCCCGGCAGAATTGAGGAGGTGAACCACCGGATGCTGGAGAAGATCCTGTCCGAGAACGAGCACATCGTAGTGTTCTTCT atcacgacgacgacaagaaGGCGCAAAAGATCATCGCCGAGCTGGAGAACATTGACGATGAGTGCGAGGAGAAGGACATCGATTTTGTGAAAACGTCGGACGATGACATCGACAAGGAGTACGATCTTGAGTCGCTCCCGGCGCTGGTGTTCTACCGCAACAAGTTCCGCACGATCTACACAGGCGATCTGATGAAGGAAGAGGACATCCTCGAGTGGGTCTTGCAGCAGTACAACACCAAGCCGGAGATCATCGAATCGGTGGACCGCAAAACGCTGCAAGTGTTGGTGAACGAAGTCGAACACTTGGCCGTGCTGTTCT ACGATGACGATTGTGAGTCGTGCCCTAAGATCTTGGAAAAGCTCGAAACCATCGATGACGACACCGACAAGCACCACATCCAGTTTGTGAAGGCCAACGACGAAAAGTTGGCCCACGAGATCGGCATCTTCTCGTTCCCGGCCCTAGTCTACTACGAAACGGGTGTCCCGATTATGTACGATG GTAATCTCAAGAATGAAAAACGCATCCTGCAGTGGCTAATTGATCACAAAA ACAATAAgctaccgaaaccgaaactgcGCAAGCGTTACACCGACGACGTGGAGCTCGAGCGCGAAGATCGCATCGACAAGAAGCGGTCGTCCGGGGCGAAGAAGTTGAAGCCCATCCCGAGACTAGACTCGGTGGAGCCGCCGACCCCAGCGCCGAAGGGCGGCAAACCAGACGCACCGAAAGCGAAGGCAAAGGCCCCGGAAAGTGCCAAGGACAAGGGCAAGCCCTCGAAGCAAGCTCCCTCGCCGCCCAGTAAGGCGGTCGGTAGCAAACCTTCCACAACCTCCAACAAACCAGATCCACCGTCGGCCAAAGGTCCGAAAAAGACTACCCATCCagtcgatgacgatgacgaag GGGATCTGAGCAACGAGTACGATGTGCTGGATTGGATGCACGGCCAGAAGACGGACGAAAGCATCCAGGAGGTGGAACGGGACGAGCTGCTGCGTAACATCGAAACCAAGGACTTCCTGGCGGTGGTTTTCT ATGTCGAAGAAGATCCCAACACACCGAAAATCTTGCGCCACATCGAGCTGATCGACGACGAGGCAGCCGACTACGGTATCCTGCTGGTCAAGTCGAGCGATCGGTTGATGGCGAAAAAGTTCGGTTTCCGCAACCCACCGGGCGTGACGTACTTCCGGAAGGGCAAATCGATCAACTACGACGGAGACatggacgacgaggaggagctGCTGGACTGGCTGACCGATCCACACAACATGGAAATGACCGACCACATCGAGAAGGTGAACCGAAAGATGTTCCAAAAGATCCGCCAAGCGTCCGACTACCTGGCCGTGTTCTTCT ACAGTGACGATTGCAAGCAATGCCCCCGGGTGTTGGCCGAAATCGAGCACATCGACGACGAAGCGGACGGTGCGGGCATTAACTTTGTGAAGATCGACGACAAACAGATGGCCAAGGAGCTCGGGGTGTACGCACTGCCCGGCATTGTGTTTTTCAAGCTTTCCTCCAAGGAGCCTGTCATCTACGCAG GCGATCTCAACGATGAGGACGAAATCCTCAACTGGCTGATGACACAGAAAAACCCGGGCGGCGACGTCATCGAGGACCTGGACGGAACGAAGCTGTTGGTTCTGATCGAAGAGTCGAACGCGCTGGCCGTTTACTTCT GGAACAAAACGACTTGTGAGGCTTGCTTCACGAAGGCTGCCAAGAAGCAGCGCAAGGCGAAGGAGCGCAAAGGGCCGCTGGATCCAGTGGGGTCCAGTTCGGCCGAGGCGACGGACGACGGCACTGCCGCTGAGGATGGACCAGccccgacaccggcaccgacccCAGCACCGCCGACGGTGTCCTCCACCGAGG ACACGGACGAGTGCGAGCAGTGCTCCGGGGTGCTGGAATCGCTGGAGAacatcgacgacgactgtGACCGGCACGGTATTCTGTTCGTGAAGACGGACGACATCTCGATCGCGGAACATTACGGCATCAGCGAGTACCCGGTGTTGGTGTACTTCGAGGACAACGTGCCGAATGTGTTCGAGG GATTGCTggacgaagaggaagaggtCCTCCAGTGGTTGATCACTCAGAAGACGGAAGATCGCATCGAGCTGATCACGCGCGTCATGCTGGAATCGATGGTCGACGAAACACAGTATCTGGCCGTTTACTTCT atAAACTCAAATCACCTTCGTACTGCCGAAGTTTTTGTTCAGCGGAAAACATACGCAAGCGCAGGGAGTTTGCACGGGAAGGCATTTCAG ACAAGATCAACTGCAACATTTGCGATCAAATCCTGGAGGGACTGGAGGTGATcgacgacgagctggacgTGTTCGGTATCCACATGGTCAAGATTCAGGATCCGCAGCTGGCGAAGCGCTACTCCATCAAGACATTCCCGGCACTAGTGTACTTCAG AAACGGAAATCCACTGATCTACGAGGGCGATCTCCAGAATGAGCAGTCGGTGCTCGAGTGGCTCGTCGACGACGATAACCGCGAGCTGGCGGACGAGATCGAGGAGGTGAACGAGCGTATGCTGGACCGTCTAATGGAGCAATCgccgctgctgtgtgtgttctaCT ACGACGAGGATTGTGCCGAGTGTGACGACATTCTGGAGGAACTCGAACTGATCGATGGCGAAGTCGATCTGTACGGTATCGATTTCGTGAAGGTGGCCAGCCTGGATGCGGCGCACAAGTATGGCGTTACGACGATCCCGTCGCTGGTGTACTATCGCAAGCAGATCCCGATGCTGTACGACGGGGACATGCACGATCACGAGCGCGTGATGAACTGGCTCACGTCGCAGGACGTGTTCGAGATTAAGAACGAGATCGAGGAGGTGAATCGTAAGATGCTCAACAAACTGCTCGACGAAAACGAGTTCCTGGCGGTGTACTTCT TCGAAGAGGACCACGAAGAGAGCGAGGCGGTGCTGGAGAAGCTGGAGCTGATCGACAGCGAAACGGACAATCTGGACATTACGTTCGTGAAGATGGGCGATCCACGGTACGCGCGCAAGTGGGGCGTAACGAAGCTGCCGGCGATCGTGTACTTCCGCAAGCGCTTCCCGAGCATCTACCGGGGCGACATGTACGACGAGCAGGACGTGCTCGAGTGGCTGCGCAAGAACCGGTTCCGCCAACCGGAGCTGAACATTTTCATGTACGCCATGATCGCGCTCGGCCTTGGGTTCGTCATCTACACTGCATTTTTGCTCCAGTGCTTCAAACCGGCCCCACCGGCCCCCGTGCCACATCCGAAGCAAAActaa